The Halarchaeum grantii genome includes a window with the following:
- a CDS encoding heme-binding protein yields MVEAPETAEGWYALHDFRTIDWDAWRDAPERERERALEEAAAFLEHREALARSDEGDSATFSVLGHEADLLFVHFRPTLDELNRIERSFEGTAFAEYTERSYSYVSVTEVSGYVSDDYFEDPESVDDGLRRYIEGKLTPEIPEDTYVSFYPMSKRRRPEQNWYDLSFEERADLMAGHGDLGREYAGKISQVIASSVGLDDWEWGVTLFGDDPTDIKDIVYEMRFDEASSKYGEFGSFYVGRRFPPADLPAFMAGESVPVPEDEREHGDEHAHGHGEDTHHDGHVHGHTEDAEGEDGGEASLREELADLDVYAGQPHGEDVYAVGLYSEADVDELEDAVDELAESFDHYDTHDGTVVYAPVDGDGPAAVVSLWETQSAADTAAGFLSDLPGITERVGDADAGWGTMGMFYTVKPEHREDFVEKFDAVGDALAGQDGHRETRLLQETEDENAFFIDSRWESKDDAMAFFRSDAFRDTVQWGRDVLADRPRHVFLA; encoded by the coding sequence ATGGTTGAAGCCCCCGAGACGGCGGAGGGCTGGTACGCCCTGCACGACTTCCGGACCATCGATTGGGACGCGTGGCGCGACGCCCCCGAGCGCGAGCGCGAGCGGGCACTGGAGGAGGCCGCGGCCTTCCTCGAGCACCGCGAGGCGCTCGCGCGGAGCGACGAGGGCGACTCCGCGACGTTCAGCGTGCTCGGCCACGAGGCCGACCTCCTGTTCGTCCACTTCCGCCCGACGCTCGACGAACTGAACCGGATCGAACGCTCCTTCGAGGGGACGGCGTTCGCCGAGTACACCGAGCGCAGTTACTCCTACGTCTCCGTCACGGAGGTGTCGGGCTACGTGAGCGACGACTACTTCGAGGACCCGGAGAGCGTCGACGACGGCCTGCGCCGCTACATCGAGGGGAAGCTCACCCCGGAGATCCCCGAGGACACCTACGTCTCCTTCTACCCGATGAGCAAGCGCCGCCGGCCCGAGCAGAACTGGTACGACCTCTCCTTCGAGGAGCGCGCCGACCTCATGGCGGGCCACGGCGACCTCGGCCGCGAGTACGCCGGAAAGATCTCGCAGGTCATCGCCTCCTCCGTCGGCCTCGACGACTGGGAGTGGGGCGTGACGCTCTTCGGCGACGACCCGACGGACATCAAGGACATCGTCTACGAGATGCGCTTCGACGAGGCCTCCTCGAAGTACGGCGAGTTCGGCTCCTTCTACGTCGGCCGGCGCTTCCCGCCCGCGGACCTCCCGGCGTTCATGGCCGGCGAGTCCGTCCCCGTCCCCGAGGACGAACGCGAGCACGGTGACGAGCACGCACACGGCCACGGCGAGGACACCCACCACGACGGCCACGTACACGGCCACACCGAGGACGCCGAGGGCGAGGACGGCGGCGAGGCGTCGCTCCGCGAGGAGCTCGCGGACCTCGACGTCTACGCCGGCCAGCCGCACGGCGAGGACGTCTACGCCGTCGGCCTCTACTCCGAGGCCGACGTCGACGAACTCGAGGACGCCGTCGACGAACTCGCGGAGAGCTTCGACCACTACGACACACACGACGGCACGGTCGTCTACGCGCCCGTCGACGGCGACGGACCCGCCGCCGTCGTCTCCCTCTGGGAGACTCAGAGCGCCGCCGACACCGCCGCCGGCTTCCTCTCCGACCTCCCCGGCATCACGGAGCGCGTCGGCGACGCCGACGCCGGCTGGGGGACGATGGGGATGTTCTACACCGTCAAGCCCGAGCACCGCGAGGACTTCGTCGAGAAGTTCGACGCCGTCGGCGACGCGCTCGCCGGCCAGGACGGCCACCGCGAGACGCGCCTCCTTCAGGAGACCGAGGACGAGAACGCCTTCTTCATCGACTCGCGCTGGGAGTCGAAGGACGACGCGATGGCGTTCTTCCGCTCGGACGCCTTCCGCGACACCGTCCAGTGGGGCCGCGACGTCCTCGCGGATCGCCCGCGTCACGTCTTTTTGGCCTGA
- a CDS encoding aldo/keto reductase, protein MRYRELGDSGIEVSEVGFGAWTVGTDWWGDRDESDAVEMMEYAVEQGITYFDTGDVYGHGRSEELVGEVLAEHDELVVATKVGYDFYNNPQAGHGELPKEMDADYLRDAVERSLERLGTDYVDYLQLHNANVEELTPDVLELLDELREGGAVGAIGLALGPSIGWLAEGEFAIEREFDGVQYVGNLLEQDVHQHFLEHVREHDSSTSLIPRVPHSSGLLNEQVTPETELEAGDHRGFRPDEWYETGWEKVEALRFLERDGERTMGQAAIQWLLSTEEVASVTPTFRSKADIEEWSATPETPRLSEDEQARVADLYAENFGVERFDGMAHEDYRTSVDGDDLRDAGLLAD, encoded by the coding sequence ATGCGCTATCGCGAACTCGGGGACTCCGGTATCGAGGTCAGCGAAGTCGGGTTCGGCGCGTGGACCGTCGGCACCGACTGGTGGGGTGACCGCGACGAGTCCGACGCCGTCGAGATGATGGAGTACGCCGTCGAGCAGGGCATCACGTACTTCGACACGGGCGACGTCTACGGCCACGGCCGCTCGGAGGAACTCGTGGGGGAGGTGCTCGCCGAGCACGACGAGCTGGTGGTCGCGACGAAGGTCGGCTACGACTTCTACAACAACCCGCAGGCCGGCCACGGCGAACTCCCAAAGGAGATGGACGCCGACTACCTCCGCGACGCCGTCGAGCGCTCGCTGGAGCGGCTCGGAACGGACTACGTGGACTACCTCCAGCTCCACAACGCGAACGTCGAGGAGCTGACGCCGGACGTCCTCGAGTTGCTGGACGAACTCCGCGAGGGGGGCGCGGTGGGCGCCATCGGTCTCGCGCTCGGCCCGTCCATCGGCTGGCTCGCCGAGGGCGAGTTCGCCATCGAGCGGGAGTTCGACGGCGTCCAGTACGTCGGGAACCTCCTCGAGCAGGACGTCCACCAGCATTTCCTCGAGCACGTCCGCGAGCACGACTCCTCGACGAGCCTCATCCCGCGCGTCCCGCACTCCTCGGGCCTGCTGAACGAGCAGGTCACCCCGGAGACCGAACTGGAGGCGGGCGACCATCGGGGCTTCCGCCCGGACGAGTGGTACGAGACGGGGTGGGAGAAGGTGGAGGCGCTGCGCTTCCTCGAGCGCGACGGCGAGCGCACGATGGGACAGGCGGCCATCCAGTGGCTCCTCTCCACTGAGGAGGTGGCGTCGGTGACGCCGACGTTCCGCTCGAAGGCGGACATCGAGGAGTGGAGCGCGACCCCCGAGACGCCCCGCCTCAGCGAGGACGAGCAGGCGCGCGTCGCCGACCTCTACGCGGAGAACTTCGGCGTCGAGCGCTTCGACGGGATGGCCCACGAGGACTACCGGACGAGCGTCGACGGCGACGACCTCCGCGACGCCGGCCTGCTGGCGGACTGA
- a CDS encoding glutathione S-transferase N-terminal domain-containing protein, translating into MLELYQSEGCPHCEKVRRKLSELGVSYVIHNPRLPGGMGGDVTNEVTHEELTAGGEDQIPYLVDTEREVTMYESDDIVEYLDEHYA; encoded by the coding sequence ATGCTCGAACTCTACCAGTCCGAAGGCTGCCCGCACTGCGAGAAAGTTCGCCGGAAGCTCAGCGAACTCGGCGTCTCCTACGTCATCCACAACCCCCGCCTCCCCGGCGGCATGGGCGGCGACGTCACCAACGAGGTCACCCACGAGGAACTCACCGCCGGCGGCGAGGACCAGATCCCCTACCTCGTCGACACCGAGCGCGAAGTCACGATGTACGAGAGCGACGACATCGTCGAGTACCTCGACGAGCACTACGCGTAG
- a CDS encoding NAD+ synthase has protein sequence MTDIDPLDLRFSADELADVRDRIESFIEERLDAAGAERAVLGLSGGVDSTTTAYLAVEALGRENVHGLVMPGEVSDADNMSDAERVAEELGIEYDVFEINPIVEEFLNAVPEAEGEKIAVGNARARTRAVLNYLVANHESGLVLGTGNRTEAAIGYFTKYGDGAVDCHPLGNLYKQQVRQLAADLGAAEELVEKTPTAGLWAGQTDEEEIGMGYDTLDAIIALTVDGQVPPEATADIAETTLANVEHVRDLHARSEHKRHVPPAPESTF, from the coding sequence ATGACGGATATCGACCCACTGGACCTGCGTTTCTCGGCGGACGAACTCGCGGACGTGCGCGACCGCATCGAGTCGTTCATCGAGGAGCGACTCGACGCCGCAGGCGCGGAGCGGGCCGTTCTCGGCCTCTCCGGCGGCGTCGACTCGACGACGACGGCCTATCTCGCCGTGGAGGCGCTCGGTCGGGAGAACGTCCACGGCCTCGTGATGCCGGGCGAGGTGAGCGACGCGGACAACATGAGCGACGCCGAGCGCGTCGCCGAGGAGCTCGGAATCGAGTACGACGTCTTCGAGATCAACCCGATCGTCGAGGAGTTCCTGAACGCCGTCCCCGAAGCGGAGGGCGAGAAGATCGCCGTCGGGAACGCGCGCGCTCGGACGCGCGCCGTGCTGAACTACCTCGTCGCGAACCACGAGAGCGGGCTCGTGCTCGGGACGGGGAACCGCACGGAGGCCGCGATCGGCTACTTCACGAAGTACGGCGACGGCGCGGTGGACTGCCACCCGCTCGGGAACCTCTACAAGCAGCAGGTCCGCCAGCTCGCCGCCGACCTCGGTGCCGCCGAGGAGCTCGTGGAGAAGACGCCAACGGCCGGGCTCTGGGCGGGCCAGACCGACGAGGAGGAGATCGGCATGGGCTACGACACGCTCGACGCGATCATCGCGCTCACGGTCGACGGGCAGGTCCCGCCGGAGGCGACCGCCGACATCGCGGAGACGACCCTCGCGAACGTCGAGCACGTCCGCGACCTCCACGCGCGAAGCGAGCACAAGCGCCACGTGCCGCCCGCGCCCGAGTCGACGTTCTGA
- a CDS encoding DUF7114 family protein — translation MEEADRARAAAREAVRDVEPADLRAAIDERLAEGSVVPGVLVLLSARAVPGQAEADGLADRTAGVQLVYEGLALTRELVESEPWLVSDASDQPADLDVLAADVLVARGFRLLARTDAADAAVHTVREFGRERTDAADGVESSARSLEASVFDLAVVAGATATGAEPPRALRQYAVGLADSWGTPPLGNPADVLPETIEDVLARVAGAPAADGDAVRPSATDH, via the coding sequence ATGGAAGAGGCCGACCGGGCCCGCGCCGCCGCGCGCGAGGCAGTTCGGGACGTCGAACCCGCCGACCTCCGCGCCGCCATCGACGAGCGACTCGCGGAGGGCTCCGTCGTTCCGGGCGTGCTCGTTCTCCTGAGCGCACGCGCGGTCCCGGGACAGGCCGAGGCGGACGGCCTCGCCGACCGCACGGCCGGCGTCCAACTCGTCTACGAGGGGCTCGCGCTCACGCGCGAACTCGTCGAATCGGAGCCGTGGCTGGTGAGCGACGCCTCCGACCAGCCAGCCGACCTCGACGTCCTCGCGGCGGACGTCCTCGTCGCGCGCGGCTTTCGCCTGCTCGCGCGCACCGACGCGGCCGACGCCGCCGTCCACACCGTCCGCGAGTTCGGCCGCGAGCGCACCGACGCGGCCGACGGCGTCGAGTCGTCCGCGCGGAGCCTCGAAGCGTCCGTCTTCGACCTCGCGGTCGTCGCGGGCGCGACGGCGACCGGCGCCGAGCCGCCGCGCGCGCTCCGCCAGTACGCGGTCGGCCTCGCGGACTCGTGGGGGACGCCACCGCTCGGCAATCCGGCGGACGTCCTCCCGGAGACCATCGAGGACGTCCTCGCGCGCGTCGCCGGCGCGCCCGCCGCCGACGGCGACGCCGTCCGCCCCTCGGCGACCGACCACTGA
- a CDS encoding dihydrodipicolinate synthase family protein, translated as MHGTGVPLVTPFDDAGTVDHGALRELTDWVTGRGVDFVVPCGSNSESELLTLEERAAVVETVAEAAPAETPVLAGTGHPGLVETREQTRRAAAAGADAALVVSPYYYKHAEASIGAYYREVADDAALPVYLYNVPKYTGVTLSPALVADLAGHANVAGLKDSGGDLETLLRFVESTPDDFAVFAGSGGTYAHALEAGADGGILAFANVLPERAAEVYRLHEAGKDAESRQVNRRCAAVNRAVTSEHGVPGLKAAMRARDLPAGRARSPHRPVASDIETSIQSLVADALP; from the coding sequence ATGCACGGAACTGGTGTGCCGCTCGTGACGCCGTTCGACGACGCGGGTACCGTGGATCACGGTGCGCTCCGCGAGCTCACGGACTGGGTGACGGGGCGCGGCGTCGATTTCGTGGTGCCGTGCGGGTCGAACAGCGAGTCGGAGCTGTTGACGCTCGAGGAGCGCGCGGCGGTCGTCGAGACGGTGGCGGAGGCCGCGCCGGCCGAGACGCCGGTGCTCGCGGGGACGGGCCATCCGGGGCTGGTGGAGACGCGCGAGCAGACGCGGCGCGCGGCGGCGGCGGGCGCGGACGCGGCGCTCGTCGTCTCGCCGTACTACTACAAGCACGCGGAGGCGTCGATCGGCGCGTACTATCGCGAGGTCGCGGACGACGCGGCCCTCCCGGTCTACCTCTACAACGTCCCGAAGTACACGGGCGTCACGCTCTCGCCGGCGCTCGTCGCGGACCTCGCCGGGCACGCGAACGTGGCGGGGCTGAAGGACTCGGGGGGCGACCTGGAGACGCTGCTGCGGTTCGTGGAGTCGACGCCGGACGACTTCGCGGTGTTCGCGGGGAGCGGCGGGACGTACGCACACGCGCTGGAGGCGGGCGCGGACGGCGGGATTCTCGCGTTCGCGAACGTCCTCCCGGAGCGCGCGGCCGAGGTGTATCGGCTCCACGAGGCGGGGAAGGACGCGGAGTCCCGGCAGGTGAACCGGCGGTGTGCGGCGGTGAACCGCGCGGTGACGAGCGAGCACGGCGTTCCGGGGCTGAAGGCGGCGATGCGTGCGCGCGACCTGCCGGCGGGTCGGGCGCGCAGTCCGCATCGGCCGGTGGCGTCCGATATCGAGACGTCGATTCAGTCGCTGGTCGCGGACGCGCTTCCCTAG
- a CDS encoding TOBE domain-containing protein, producing MDAGFDARLHADDVAFGARDAALLRAIDATGSLNAAAERLGRSYSRAHGRLDDLEAAFGPLVERTRGGASGGGTALTEDAYALLARFERLRAGYAAIAETTVAVLSGTVVDRDGELGTVETDAGVVRALVPPDADAVDVAVRADAVTLHAPDDAPSADATSARNRFEGTVERVESGDAVARVRVDVGADTALDALLTVDSVERLGLRVGHPVVASFKATATRATPTER from the coding sequence ATGGACGCCGGCTTCGACGCCCGACTGCACGCCGACGACGTCGCGTTCGGCGCTCGTGACGCCGCGCTCCTCCGCGCCATCGACGCGACCGGGTCGCTGAACGCCGCCGCCGAGCGCCTCGGGCGCTCCTACTCGCGCGCCCACGGCCGCCTCGACGACCTCGAGGCCGCCTTCGGCCCGCTCGTGGAGCGCACGCGCGGCGGCGCCTCCGGCGGCGGCACCGCGCTCACCGAGGACGCGTACGCGCTCCTCGCGCGCTTCGAGCGCCTGCGAGCGGGCTACGCCGCCATCGCCGAGACCACCGTCGCCGTCCTCTCCGGCACCGTCGTCGACCGCGACGGCGAACTCGGCACCGTCGAGACCGACGCCGGTGTCGTTCGCGCGCTCGTCCCCCCCGACGCGGACGCCGTCGACGTCGCCGTCCGCGCGGACGCCGTCACGCTCCACGCGCCCGACGACGCCCCGTCGGCGGACGCCACGAGCGCGCGCAACCGCTTCGAGGGGACCGTCGAGCGCGTCGAATCCGGCGACGCCGTCGCCCGCGTCCGCGTCGACGTCGGCGCGGACACGGCGCTCGACGCCCTCCTCACCGTCGACAGCGTCGAGCGCCTCGGCCTCCGGGTCGGACACCCGGTCGTCGCCTCGTTCAAGGCCACCGCGACGCGCGCCACCCCGACCGAGCGCTAG
- a CDS encoding extracellular solute-binding protein yields MSEQRSRRAFLAAVGATGLAGLAGCGGTGGDGASGTEVSSTGASSTERAASGAADALTVFHAGSLGAAFDDLEAAYTAANDVSVTQESGGSVRSTKKVTQPPHRSADVLAVADYRLLRDGLLPEYGDWYALFATNAMTVAYTDESAYADAFTPENWWNVLARDDVAVGHSDPAVDPNGYRARMAMALGATPFEGEALYDDAAAEAMRENATVPASDEVDLLSQLHSGKLDYAWSYRSFGASHDVRTIDLQPEVDLSRATEAYAEHYATVSVDAGGTTYTGGPIAYGVTVPSTAAHPDRGADYVAFALGEGARVLRENGFDVLDTAVVPAAHADAVPEPVAVHAEARESLGPLAL; encoded by the coding sequence ATGTCGGAACAACGGTCGCGGCGGGCGTTCCTCGCGGCGGTCGGCGCGACGGGACTCGCGGGACTCGCCGGCTGTGGCGGGACGGGCGGTGACGGGGCGTCGGGGACGGAGGTGTCGAGCACCGGCGCGTCGAGCACCGAGCGCGCGGCGTCCGGCGCCGCCGACGCGCTGACCGTCTTCCACGCCGGCAGTCTCGGCGCGGCGTTCGACGACCTCGAAGCCGCGTACACGGCCGCGAACGACGTCTCGGTCACGCAGGAGTCCGGCGGCTCCGTGCGCTCCACGAAGAAGGTCACGCAGCCACCGCACCGGAGCGCGGACGTCCTCGCCGTCGCCGACTACCGCCTCCTCCGGGACGGGCTCCTCCCGGAGTACGGCGACTGGTACGCGCTCTTCGCGACGAACGCGATGACCGTCGCGTACACCGACGAGTCCGCGTACGCCGACGCGTTCACGCCCGAGAACTGGTGGAACGTCCTCGCGCGCGACGACGTGGCGGTCGGCCACTCCGACCCCGCCGTCGACCCGAACGGCTACCGCGCGCGCATGGCGATGGCGCTCGGCGCGACCCCCTTCGAGGGCGAGGCGCTCTACGACGACGCCGCCGCCGAGGCGATGCGCGAGAACGCGACGGTGCCCGCGAGCGACGAGGTCGACCTGCTCAGCCAGCTCCACTCCGGGAAACTCGACTACGCGTGGTCCTATCGCTCCTTCGGCGCGAGCCACGACGTCCGCACCATCGACCTCCAGCCCGAGGTCGACCTCTCGCGAGCGACGGAAGCGTACGCCGAGCACTACGCGACGGTCTCCGTCGACGCCGGCGGCACGACGTACACAGGCGGCCCCATCGCCTACGGCGTCACCGTCCCGAGCACCGCCGCACATCCCGACCGGGGCGCCGACTACGTCGCGTTCGCGCTCGGCGAGGGCGCGCGCGTCCTCCGCGAGAACGGCTTCGACGTCCTCGACACCGCCGTCGTCCCCGCCGCGCACGCCGACGCCGTCCCCGAGCCGGTGGCGGTGCACGCCGAGGCCCGCGAATCGCTCGGCCCGCTCGCGCTCTGA
- a CDS encoding ABC transporter permease encodes MRTPTLDARTLVLAVAGVQLAAFAVASALGRPTLYVVFAVASAGVLGASAGRGAFGVVAALCGGTLLVALAYPLATLATFTTPGAVLDALARPDVQRTLYVSVYAPLLATLLATVLGVPLALLLRRGFTGRPVVEALVDLPLVVPHSVAGLAVLLAFGESGAFPTLPVLGAMPGLVLALAFVAAPYLVNGAREGFEAVDRDAERAARSLGASRFETFRRVTGPLAVRGVLSGAVLSWGRAVSEYGAVAVVAYNVTVFYPPAGERVQAMFGSVFVVHELDVNFESAVSVAVLLLLVCVAVFLAVRALTRETGRWT; translated from the coding sequence ATGCGCACGCCGACCCTCGACGCGCGCACGCTCGTCCTCGCCGTCGCCGGCGTCCAACTCGCCGCGTTCGCGGTCGCGAGCGCGCTCGGTCGCCCCACGCTCTACGTCGTCTTCGCCGTCGCGAGCGCCGGCGTCCTCGGAGCGAGCGCCGGTCGCGGCGCGTTCGGCGTCGTCGCCGCGCTCTGCGGGGGCACGCTCCTCGTCGCGCTCGCCTACCCGCTCGCGACGCTCGCGACGTTCACGACGCCGGGGGCCGTCCTCGACGCCCTCGCGCGCCCGGACGTCCAGCGGACGCTCTACGTCTCCGTCTACGCCCCGCTGCTCGCGACGCTCCTCGCGACCGTTCTGGGCGTTCCGCTCGCCCTCCTCCTCCGCCGGGGCTTCACCGGCCGCCCCGTGGTCGAGGCGCTCGTCGACCTCCCGCTCGTCGTCCCGCACAGCGTCGCCGGCCTCGCCGTGCTCCTCGCGTTCGGCGAGAGCGGCGCGTTCCCGACGCTCCCCGTCCTCGGCGCGATGCCCGGCCTCGTCCTCGCGCTCGCGTTCGTCGCCGCGCCCTACCTCGTGAACGGCGCGCGCGAGGGGTTCGAAGCCGTCGACCGCGACGCCGAACGCGCCGCGCGCTCGCTCGGCGCGTCGCGCTTCGAGACGTTCCGCCGCGTCACCGGCCCGCTCGCGGTTCGCGGGGTCCTCTCGGGCGCCGTCCTCTCGTGGGGCCGCGCCGTCTCCGAGTACGGCGCCGTCGCCGTCGTCGCCTACAACGTCACCGTCTTCTACCCGCCGGCGGGCGAGCGCGTGCAGGCGATGTTCGGCTCCGTCTTCGTCGTCCACGAACTCGACGTGAACTTCGAGTCCGCCGTGTCGGTCGCCGTCCTCCTCCTGCTCGTCTGCGTCGCCGTCTTCCTCGCCGTCCGCGCGCTCACCCGGGAGACCGGGAGGTGGACCTGA
- a CDS encoding ABC transporter ATP-binding protein: MLRVDLRASVGDAGSAFDVAADLTVRDGETLCLLGPSGSGKTVLLEALAGFREYAGGVELDGRSLDGRPPEDRGVGFVFQQYALFEHLSVRENVAFGAKYHDDTRDPDALLERLGVADLADRAPATLSGGEKQRVALARALCVRPDAFLLDEPLSALDAPTRERLRADLLTLLADETAVYVTHDRTTARAVADRVAVLRDGRVAHVGPTDEVFERPESRFVAEFTGANAVESARLPAGLDAPDGLLAVRPEHVTLDAGGVPASVERVVREDAVYRVTLDVGDAELVAYTADRPPAETTVAVDAARWHRIA; the protein is encoded by the coding sequence ATGCTCCGCGTCGACCTCCGCGCGAGCGTCGGCGACGCCGGGAGCGCGTTCGACGTCGCCGCCGACCTCACCGTTCGGGACGGCGAGACGCTCTGCCTCCTCGGCCCCTCCGGGAGCGGGAAGACCGTCCTCCTCGAAGCGCTCGCGGGCTTCCGGGAGTACGCGGGCGGCGTCGAACTCGACGGCCGCAGCCTCGACGGCCGCCCGCCCGAGGATCGAGGCGTCGGCTTCGTCTTCCAGCAGTACGCGCTCTTCGAGCACCTGAGCGTCCGCGAGAACGTCGCGTTCGGCGCGAAGTACCACGACGACACCCGCGACCCGGACGCGCTCCTCGAACGCCTCGGCGTCGCCGACCTCGCGGACAGGGCGCCGGCGACGCTCTCCGGCGGCGAGAAACAGCGCGTCGCGCTCGCCCGCGCGCTCTGCGTCCGCCCCGACGCCTTCCTCCTCGACGAACCGCTCTCCGCGCTCGACGCGCCGACGCGCGAGCGCCTCCGCGCGGACCTCCTCACCCTCCTCGCCGACGAGACCGCCGTCTACGTCACGCACGACCGCACGACCGCGCGCGCCGTCGCCGACCGCGTCGCCGTCCTCCGGGACGGTCGCGTCGCGCACGTCGGCCCCACCGACGAGGTGTTCGAGCGCCCCGAGAGTCGCTTCGTCGCCGAGTTCACCGGTGCGAACGCCGTCGAGAGCGCGCGCCTCCCCGCCGGCCTCGACGCGCCCGACGGCCTGCTCGCCGTCCGCCCCGAGCACGTCACGCTCGATGCGGGCGGCGTCCCCGCGTCCGTCGAACGCGTCGTCCGCGAGGACGCCGTCTACCGCGTCACGCTCGACGTCGGCGACGCCGAACTCGTCGCCTACACCGCCGACCGGCCGCCCGCCGAGACGACCGTCGCCGTCGACGCCGCGCGCTGGCACCGCATCGCGTGA
- a CDS encoding DUF7384 family protein has product MREEFADAPDVSRVVADADVLAADLLVGGDARDALDAIRAHSWMTLVASDPLLDDAEALIADLADVGLAADWREKTAALAERVEHPDGDHPALASAAHGNAAHVLTFDDRLRNAKTNASVKKYVTTSFTSPEGFARLFDAERLHPEVVGDAYPGPDRDPRA; this is encoded by the coding sequence ATGCGTGAGGAGTTCGCGGACGCCCCCGACGTCTCGCGCGTCGTCGCGGACGCCGACGTCCTCGCCGCCGACCTCCTCGTCGGCGGTGACGCGCGCGACGCCCTCGACGCGATCCGCGCGCACTCCTGGATGACGCTCGTCGCGAGCGACCCCCTCCTCGACGACGCCGAAGCGCTGATCGCCGACCTTGCGGACGTCGGTCTCGCCGCCGACTGGCGCGAGAAGACGGCGGCGCTCGCCGAGCGCGTCGAGCACCCCGACGGCGACCACCCCGCGCTCGCGTCCGCCGCGCACGGGAACGCCGCGCACGTCCTCACGTTCGACGACCGCCTGCGGAACGCGAAGACGAACGCGAGCGTGAAGAAGTACGTCACGACGAGCTTCACCTCACCGGAAGGGTTCGCGCGCCTCTTCGACGCCGAGCGCCTCCACCCCGAAGTCGTCGGCGACGCCTACCCCGGCCCCGACCGCGACCCGCGCGCCTGA
- the rdgB gene encoding RdgB/HAM1 family non-canonical purine NTP pyrophosphatase — protein sequence MSLQFVTTNPGKVREATEYLAEFFDVEQYDYDYAEVQSDDLAEIAARGAEEAFAAAGGDDPVIVDDAGLFIDDLDGFPGPYSSYVEDTLGIERVWRLAEPLADRSAAFRCTVAYADGETVETFDGEIPGEVVAPRGDGGFGYDPIFEHDGETFAEMGTERKNDLSHRGRALAKLADWLAERA from the coding sequence ATGAGCCTGCAGTTCGTGACGACGAACCCGGGGAAGGTCCGGGAGGCGACGGAGTACCTCGCCGAGTTCTTCGACGTCGAGCAGTACGACTACGATTACGCCGAGGTCCAGAGCGACGACCTCGCGGAGATCGCGGCGCGCGGCGCCGAGGAGGCGTTCGCGGCGGCGGGCGGCGACGACCCCGTGATCGTGGACGACGCCGGCCTCTTCATCGACGACCTCGACGGGTTCCCGGGGCCGTACTCCTCGTACGTCGAGGACACGCTCGGCATCGAGCGCGTCTGGCGTCTCGCGGAACCACTCGCGGACCGCTCGGCGGCGTTCCGTTGTACGGTCGCGTACGCTGACGGCGAGACGGTGGAGACCTTCGACGGCGAGATCCCGGGCGAGGTCGTCGCGCCGCGCGGCGACGGGGGGTTCGGCTACGACCCCATCTTCGAGCACGACGGCGAGACGTTCGCGGAGATGGGCACGGAGCGGAAGAACGACCTCTCGCATCGCGGGCGCGCGTTGGCGAAGCTCGCGGACTGGCTCGCCGAGCGCGCGTAG
- a CDS encoding DUF5808 domain-containing protein yields the protein MSDKPASGELFGVPYNFERPSVSNMLKAYWQPGEGMLVEKPFGVGYTLNLANWRAWVVLAVAGALLWQQQQGESEESAVDEAVEVVVDD from the coding sequence ATGTCCGACAAACCCGCGTCCGGGGAACTGTTCGGTGTGCCGTACAACTTCGAGCGCCCGTCGGTCTCGAACATGCTGAAGGCCTACTGGCAGCCGGGTGAGGGGATGCTCGTCGAGAAGCCGTTCGGCGTCGGCTACACGCTGAACCTCGCGAACTGGCGCGCGTGGGTCGTGCTCGCCGTCGCGGGCGCGCTCCTCTGGCAGCAACAGCAGGGCGAGAGCGAGGAGTCCGCCGTCGACGAGGCGGTCGAAGTCGTCGTCGACGACTGA